GCTTGTTTCTAAATCAGGCACATTGACGTACCAGATGATGTATGAGCTGCGGGACCTTGGGTTTACCACCGCAATCGGTATCGGTGGTGACCCGATCGTGGGAACCACGCACATTGATGCGATTGCGGCTTTTGAGGCTGACCCGCAGACCGAAGGCATCGTCATGATAGGTGAGATCGGCGGAGATGCTGAGGAGCGAGCAGCTGCTTATATCAAGGAGAATGTGACGAAGCCTGTTGTGGGGTATGTGGCTGGTTTTATGGCTCCGGAGGGCAAAACCATGGGGCACGCTGGCGCGATTGTCTCTGGTGGAGCAGGTACGGCTGATGCAAAGAAAGCCGCTCTTGAGGCTGCTGGAGTAAAGGTGGGGAAGACTCCTACGGAGACTGCAAATCTTATGCGCGAGCTCATGGCTTCTGAGCATTGATCCGTTTGCTTGCGGTGTTGTGACAGGGGTGTGGGGTTTCTCCTAGCAGGAGAAACCCCACACCCCTGTGGTGAGTGCGCGTGTAGGCGTCAGAGGGAAGAAGTTATAAAGGTCAGCCATAGGTGTAGTGGTTGTGTCTTTGCAACTTAGGTGAGATGTCCTGCGCTGATGGCGCATGCAGCACCGATGAGCATGGCTGGGCCGTGGGGTATGTGCGTGTGGCGATGCGCTTGTCGGGTGAGCAGAAGTGTGAGGGCGGTAATACCGGAGAAAGCAAAGCCAAGCCAGGCGCCGAATATGAGGGTGTCGATGCTGTGCCAACCGAGGAAAGCCCCTAGTGGTAGCGCAAGCGTTACGTCTCCGCGGCCGAGGCTGTTGGGTGCGCAGTGGTGGAGTAAACGATAGAGGAGGCGAAGGCTGAGTGCGCCTGCTGCTGCGGTGGCGAGGTGGGTGTGCCATCTGGAGGGGTCGTTAGTTATTAGGGCGGTTGTGGCCCATAGGAGAATGCCGGCAGCGAGCATGACTGCGATGGCGCCGAGGGTCAGCGGTCGGGGTAAACGGTGGTAGCGGATGTCGTTGTAGGTGAGGGGGATGGCCCATAAGAGGAAACCAATGTCCAGGGTGATGGTGATGGTGATGGTTATCGGGGTGAGCATGGTGTGTCTCCGCTGGTGGTGTTGGTGGCTTCATGGTGGTCGTTGTGAGGTTGGTGGCGCTGGGGCTGTGTGGGGTGATGTGTGAGTGCGGAGGGGTTGTGGAGTAGTTGTGTATGGGGTGAACGTGTTTGGGGGTGTCGTGGTGCTTGGGTGTTTGAGGGTTGGCGGGGAAGATGGGTGGGATGTCTGCGCTACGTATGCCTTCGTTTAAGTTCCGTCGCCGTGGTCCGCGTGGTTCCTCCGCGGGTGAGTCGGGTTCGTTGTCGTCTGTGAGTGTGAAAAGGCCGCCGCTTATTGGTGGTGTTGTTGAGGCTGTATGGGCGGCGTTGGTGTCGAGTGTGTTGTTTGTGTTGTTTGTATTAGTTGGGTGGTTGGCTGGTTCGACTGGGTCGGGCTCGGGGCTGGGGGCAGTGGTTTTTGGGCTGCAATCGTGGTTGTTCGCCCAGGGGGTGCCGTTGTTGATTCAGGAGCAAACGGTCAGCGTGGTGCCGTGGTTGGCAGCTGTGGTGCCGTTGGGGTCGTTGGTGTGGGCTGGTGGACGTTTGTTGGGGCGCATGCCTGATGCAGGTGGTTCTGCTAGTTCGGTGGAGTTGACCGGTTCGGGTGCGCGGCGAGATGTAGTTCGTGGTGGGATCGGTTTTGTTTCTGGGTATGCGGTAGTGCTGGTGTTAGTGGCGGTATTGGCCAGAGGTGAGGGGTTGTCTGCGTCGGTGCTGTGGGCGCCGTTTGCTGGTGTGTGCTGGCCTGTGATTGCTTTTGTGGTTGCTGTTCAGCGTCGGTTTGAGGGTGGTTTAGGACGGGTTATTCCACGGCTGGGGTGGTTTTGGCGGGTTGATGTTCCTGATTGGGGTAAGCGGGTTGTTGGCCCGGCCGTTCGTGGTGTGGTGGTGTTGTTGGCTGCGGGGGTTGTTGCGGTTGTGGCTGCGGTGGTTGTTGGGTGGCAGCGTGTTGAGGTGGTGAATAGCTATGTGAGTCCGGGGTTGGTTGGCGGTGTTTTGTTCACGGTTGTGCAGTTGGCCTATGCGTTGACGTTGGCTACGTGGGCGGTGGGTTTCGCTGCAGGCCCTGGTTTTTCAATTGGTGAGGACACGTTGATCACGTGGGGTAATGCGAGTGTGGAGCCGGTGCCGTTGGTGCCGGTGTTGGGGGCTTTGCCCGACCCTGGGCCATTGCCGGGGTGGATGACAGCGTCAGTGGCTGTTCCTGTCGTGGTGGGGATGTGTGTGGCTGTGTGGGCGTTGCGGAGTGTGGGGAGTTCTTTGCCTGCGGTGGGCGTGCGTGAGGCGGGGCGTGCTGGTTTGGCTCCTAGGTCTGGGCGTGGCTTGTTGTTGGGGCGTTTGTTGGTGGTTTCTGGTGCAGTGCTGTTGTGTGCGGTGATGATGGGCGCGGTTGGTGTGTTGACGGCTGGGTCATTGGGTAATCAGCGTCTGGTGGATGTAGGAGTTAGTGGTGTGGCTATGGGAGCCACGTTGGCTGCTGAGATGTTGGCGGGTGCGTGGGTGGTGGTGTTTGCCTCGATAGTGTTGCGGGCTCGTTTTGTTTCTCCGGAGGAGAGCACGAAGGAGCCCGCTACGTCAGGGCGTCGGTGATCTTCTAGGGGAGGCGTCGAAGTGCGGTACGGACAAGTTCCCAGAATCCGTCGGCATTGAGGTGGGTTGCGGTGCGGGTGTGGCAGTCGGTGGTGGTTGCTGTGCGTAGGTCGGTGACGGTCATGCCGCGGGTGAGTGTGCCGTGTTGCTCGACGTGGATGGGGGCTGGGATGCAGGTGATGAGTGTGGGGGCCAGGACACGTGCAACTGCGCAGGGGTCGTGGACGATTGCTCCGGTGTGGGAGCTGCCGGTGGTGCGGTAGTTCGCGCTGTAGGTGTCAAGGAGGTCGGCTACAAGGGTTGCGGTGGTTGTGTTGATGTTGCGGATGGAGGTGATGACCTCGGGGGTGGCGATGGCTTGGCGGGTGAGGTCCAGGCCGATCATGGTGATGGGCCAGTCGGCGTTGAGGACGATAGATGCGGCTTCGGGGTCGGCGTGGATGTTGAATTCGGCGACGGGGGTGACGTTGCCGGTTCCGTGACTTCCACCCATAAAGACGACTTCGTGTACGCGGTTGATGATGCGGGGTTCGAGGGTGATCGCGGTGGCGATGTTGGTCATGGGGCCAATGGGAACCAGAGTGATGGTGTCGGGGTCGTTGGTCATGATGGTGTCGATGATCAGTTGTGCGCCGTGGCGGGGATCGGTGGAGCGGTCAGGGGTGGGCAGTGGGATGCCGCCGATTCCGTCAGTGCCGTGGATGTGGGTGGCGTTTTTGTACGTGTTGTTGAGGGGCTGTGCGCATCCGGCTGCGATGGGCGCGGTGATGTTGCTGAGGGTTGCTAAGGCGAGTGCGTTGTGGGTGACGTTGTGGAGGGAAGAGTTGCCTCCGACAGTGGTGATAGCGGCGAGGTTGATGTCGGGGTGTCCTTGAGCGAGAAGGATGGCGATGGCGTCGTCGATGCCGGGGTCGCAGTCCAGGATGATGGTGGGGGTTGCGTTCATGCGCGCAGAGTAGCGATTGTGGGTGTGGCAGTTAGGCTCGTTGCGTGACTAGTGATTTGTTGTGCTTGTTTCCAGGCGGCGCGTCGGTGGGTAAGCCGCTTTCTGTGGTGGTGTTGGTCTCTGGTGGGGGCACAAATTTGCAGGCGTTGCTGGATGCGATTTCCTCGCATGAGGACTATCCGGTGCGTGTTGTTGCCGTGGGCGCTGATCGTGGGGGGATTGAGGGTTTGGCTCGTGCTGAGCGAGCGGGGATTCCGACGTTTGTGGTTCCGATGGGGGATTTCGCGGATCGGAGTGGGTGGGATGTGGCATTGATGGAGGCTGTGGCTTCTTTTGAGCCGGAATTGGTGGTGGGGGCTGGTTTTATGAAAATTGTGGGGCCAGCGTTCTTGGCCAGGTTTGGGGGGCGGTTTATCAATACTCATCCGGCGTTGTTGCCGAGTTTTCCTGGCGCTCATGGGGTGCGAGATGCGCTGGCGTATGGGGTGTGCGTGGCGGGAGCTACGTGTCACTTTGTTGATGCGGGTGTGGACACTGGAGCGATCATTGATCAGCGGGTGGTTGCTGTAGCTGATGGTGATACTGAGGATTCGCTTCATGAACGTATCAAGGTAGTTGAGCGGGAGATGCTGGTGGAGGTGGTGCGGCGTTTGGCGGTAGATGGTGCGCGTGTTCAGGGGCGCAGAGTTCTGTTTGGTGGGTGAGGGCAGGATGAGTGGTGGCTCGTGCGTGGTTTGATGCATTGAGCTTGTTGGTTTTGTTCGGGTTGTTGTTTTAGAGGAGAGTTGTGGCTGTCAAAGTGAGTGCAGCGTCTGGCCCTGCTGCTGGTAGTGATGCGCAGGGGCGTCGTCCTGTTCGTCGTGCGTTGTTGTCGGTGTATGACAAGACGTCTTTGATTGAGTTTGCTACGTGTTTGCACGATGCAGGTGTGGAGCTGGTGTCGACGGGTGGTTCGGCGCGTGCTATTGAGGCGGCGGGGCTTCCGGTGGTGAAGGTTGAGGACATCACGAAGTTCCCGGAGTGTCTTGAAGGTCGTGTGAAGACTCTTCACCCAAACGTGCATGCGGGGTTGTTGGCGGATACGCGTAAGCCGGACCACTTGGAGCAGCTGGGTGAGCTGGGTGTGGAGCCATTTGAGTTGGTTGTTGTCAACCTGTATCCATTCGAGGAGACGGTGGCTCAGGGGGCGGGTGTTGATGAGACGGTGGAGCAGATCGACATTGGTGGTCCATCGATGGTTCGTGGGGCTGCGAAGAATCATCAGTCGGTAGCGATCGTGACGGATCCGTCGCAGTATGCGCAGGCTGTTGAGGCTGTGCGTGCTGGTGGTTTTACGTTGGAGCAGCGTAAGAAGTTGGCTGCGCAGGCTTTTGCGATGACAGCCTCGTATGACGTTGCGATTGCGGCGTGGATGAGCCGTTCGGTGGTGGAGCAGGCTCCGGAAGATTCAGGTTTTCCTGAATGGGTAGGGGCGGGGTATCGGCGCGTTGACGTGTTGCGCTATGGCGAGAATCCTCATCAGAACGCGGCGCTTTATGCCGGTGGTGTAGAGGGTTTGACGCAGGCTGTGCAATTGCACGGTAAAGCGATGAGTTACAACAACTATGTGGATGCCGACGCAGCGTTGCGTGCTTGCCATGATCATGGGGATCAGCCGACGT
This region of Dermatophilus congolensis genomic DNA includes:
- a CDS encoding nucleoside hydrolase, whose protein sequence is MNATPTIILDCDPGIDDAIAILLAQGHPDINLAAITTVGGNSSLHNVTHNALALATLSNITAPIAAGCAQPLNNTYKNATHIHGTDGIGGIPLPTPDRSTDPRHGAQLIIDTIMTNDPDTITLVPIGPMTNIATAITLEPRIINRVHEVVFMGGSHGTGNVTPVAEFNIHADPEAASIVLNADWPITMIGLDLTRQAIATPEVITSIRNINTTTATLVADLLDTYSANYRTTGSSHTGAIVHDPCAVARVLAPTLITCIPAPIHVEQHGTLTRGMTVTDLRTATTTDCHTRTATHLNADGFWELVRTALRRLP
- the purN gene encoding phosphoribosylglycinamide formyltransferase; the protein is MTSDLLCLFPGGASVGKPLSVVVLVSGGGTNLQALLDAISSHEDYPVRVVAVGADRGGIEGLARAERAGIPTFVVPMGDFADRSGWDVALMEAVASFEPELVVGAGFMKIVGPAFLARFGGRFINTHPALLPSFPGAHGVRDALAYGVCVAGATCHFVDAGVDTGAIIDQRVVAVADGDTEDSLHERIKVVEREMLVEVVRRLAVDGARVQGRRVLFGG
- the purH gene encoding bifunctional phosphoribosylaminoimidazolecarboxamide formyltransferase/IMP cyclohydrolase encodes the protein MAVKVSAASGPAAGSDAQGRRPVRRALLSVYDKTSLIEFATCLHDAGVELVSTGGSARAIEAAGLPVVKVEDITKFPECLEGRVKTLHPNVHAGLLADTRKPDHLEQLGELGVEPFELVVVNLYPFEETVAQGAGVDETVEQIDIGGPSMVRGAAKNHQSVAIVTDPSQYAQAVEAVRAGGFTLEQRKKLAAQAFAMTASYDVAIAAWMSRSVVEQAPEDSGFPEWVGAGYRRVDVLRYGENPHQNAALYAGGVEGLTQAVQLHGKAMSYNNYVDADAALRACHDHGDQPTCAVIKHANPCGIAIASEEEGIAVAHRKAHECDPTSAFGGIIAVNRPVTVEMARMVKDIFTEVVVAPDFEPEALDILRAKKNIRLLKTPTPVREGFEVRHISGGLLVQQRDLIDAEVPVSDDDKPSAGHGDDVAQWTLVAGAAADEATLADLQFAWRAVRATKSNAILLAKDGASVGVGMGQVNRVDSCRLAVSRAGQERAQGSVASSDAFFPFADGLQVLIDAGVGAVVAPGGSVRDDEVIAAAESAGVTLYFTGTRHFAH
- a CDS encoding prepilin peptidase — encoded protein: MLTPITITITITLDIGFLLWAIPLTYNDIRYHRLPRPLTLGAIAVMLAAGILLWATTALITNDPSRWHTHLATAAAGALSLRLLYRLLHHCAPNSLGRGDVTLALPLGAFLGWHSIDTLIFGAWLGFAFSGITALTLLLTRQAHRHTHIPHGPAMLIGAACAISAGHLT
- a CDS encoding cell division protein PerM, whose translation is MSALRMPSFKFRRRGPRGSSAGESGSLSSVSVKRPPLIGGVVEAVWAALVSSVLFVLFVLVGWLAGSTGSGSGLGAVVFGLQSWLFAQGVPLLIQEQTVSVVPWLAAVVPLGSLVWAGGRLLGRMPDAGGSASSVELTGSGARRDVVRGGIGFVSGYAVVLVLVAVLARGEGLSASVLWAPFAGVCWPVIAFVVAVQRRFEGGLGRVIPRLGWFWRVDVPDWGKRVVGPAVRGVVVLLAAGVVAVVAAVVVGWQRVEVVNSYVSPGLVGGVLFTVVQLAYALTLATWAVGFAAGPGFSIGEDTLITWGNASVEPVPLVPVLGALPDPGPLPGWMTASVAVPVVVGMCVAVWALRSVGSSLPAVGVREAGRAGLAPRSGRGLLLGRLLVVSGAVLLCAVMMGAVGVLTAGSLGNQRLVDVGVSGVAMGATLAAEMLAGAWVVVFASIVLRARFVSPEESTKEPATSGRR